One segment of Clostridium botulinum DNA contains the following:
- a CDS encoding DUF1667 domain-containing protein — translation MSSKDIFTSLVRVKGSPNHKVVSVKSNNPIEKELWREFSKVLSRIYVSAPINIGDIICKNIMNTGIDIVCTKKIDNNK, via the coding sequence ATGAGTAGTAAGGATATTTTTACTAGTTTAGTTAGAGTAAAAGGAAGTCCCAATCATAAAGTTGTTTCTGTAAAAAGCAATAATCCTATAGAGAAGGAATTATGGAGGGAATTTTCAAAAGTTCTTAGTAGAATTTATGTTAGTGCACCTATCAATATTGGTGATATAATATGTAAAAATATAATGAATACTGGAATAGATATTGTGTGTACTAAAAAAATCGATAATAATAAATAA
- a CDS encoding transcription repressor NadR translates to MNSIERRESILKSLIQSKTPLKGVEIANKYGVTRQIIVKDIAILRAKGNNIMATPDGYIINKELNKIKAIIAVNHKEEELVHEMSIVIKYGGTIEDVIVEHPLYGEIKGMLMIKNYNELNKFAEKYKKQQGRLLSVLTNGVHIHTISADTQEDINSIIDELKENGFIVSD, encoded by the coding sequence GTGAATTCTATTGAAAGAAGAGAAAGTATACTTAAAAGTTTAATTCAAAGTAAAACTCCATTAAAAGGCGTTGAAATAGCAAATAAATATGGAGTAACAAGACAAATAATAGTAAAAGATATAGCTATACTTAGAGCTAAAGGAAATAATATAATGGCTACTCCTGATGGATATATTATTAATAAGGAATTAAATAAAATAAAAGCTATAATAGCTGTAAATCATAAAGAAGAAGAATTAGTTCATGAAATGAGTATAGTTATTAAGTATGGTGGTACTATTGAAGATGTTATAGTAGAACATCCTTTGTATGGAGAAATAAAAGGGATGTTAATGATTAAAAATTATAATGAATTAAATAAATTTGCAGAAAAATATAAGAAGCAACAAGGTAGATTATTATCTGTATTAACTAATGGTGTACACATTCATACTATATCAGCAGATACTCAAGAAGATATAAATAGTATTATAGATGAATTAAAAGAAAATGGATTTATAGTATCTGATTAG
- a CDS encoding HD domain-containing protein: MLYRVKQFILGILSYFESDNVNFINKYLNKKEKNLFMKLSKPDRIHSLRVCKEAILIGKDYDTVDEFKIAKCALLHDIGKVEISLNIIEKGVVVIINKVTKRSFLKYNKYSRMTKYYNHPAIGKELLEKINFEDKEILYCIENHHKNLDEIEENLYLKILNICDSKN; the protein is encoded by the coding sequence ATGTTATATAGAGTAAAACAATTTATATTAGGAATACTTTCGTATTTTGAAAGTGATAATGTTAATTTTATAAATAAATATTTAAATAAAAAAGAAAAAAATTTATTTATGAAATTAAGTAAGCCTGATAGAATTCATTCTCTTAGGGTTTGCAAAGAGGCAATTCTTATAGGAAAGGATTATGATACTGTAGATGAGTTTAAAATAGCTAAATGTGCATTATTGCATGATATAGGCAAAGTAGAAATTTCATTAAATATTATTGAAAAAGGAGTCGTAGTAATTATAAATAAAGTTACTAAGAGGAGCTTTTTAAAGTATAATAAATATAGTAGAATGACTAAATATTATAATCATCCTGCAATTGGTAAAGAATTATTAGAAAAGATAAACTTTGAAGATAAAGAAATATTATATTGCATAGAAAATCATCACAAAAATTTAGACGAAATTGAAGAAAATTTATATTTAAAAATATTAAATATATGTGATAGTAAAAATTAA
- the addB gene encoding helicase-exonuclease AddAB subunit AddB: MSIRFIYGRAGSGKSLFCINQIKKLIDSDKEKKIILLVPEQYTFTTENKVLNYIGERAFLNTHVLSFRTMCQKVFEECGGRVKQIIKDTGKHMLINKVLNEKIDDLSYFKKMSREQGFNNIISELITEFKKYNINIDALRDLTDKIDDNELVEKIRELSLIYEEFNVKMHSSYIDTDDELTLLAKKLLANNIYANSEIWIDEFTTFTPQQLEIIRILSKASVVNITLCMDKIENSDVEDITNVFSSIENTENRLLKLMEENNIGYLNPINLNSKLPYRFKNSEELSHIEKYCITYPFKSYKGKNKDVRLYKANNTYDEIEKVAKDIIRLVRDRNYRFRDISVVCRNIENYNKIISVIFNDYEIPFFMDQKIKLLNNPLIVLITSAFEVVLKNWSYESVFKYLKSGLTGFNIYDIDRLENFVLEHGIKSYKWNEEEIEKLKNIKIENGATEDELTIFNLMEEVRNSLISFHKLIEGKHYVRDICKALYEFLLSIKAFERIDEWIIKFEELKLEDKVKEYKQVESIVIDMLDQAVEVMGSDVVDTFEFFKILNSGFENEEIGVIPVALDQVNVGDIARIKGREVKALYIVGINDGILPAAHKDEGILSDRDRIELKEFGIVLAADGRSKAFEEQFVVYTALTIASEYLMLSYPMADFEGKSLRPSIIISRIKKILPNLVEESSLYDLSKRSDHFNKVISPIPTFNELIFALRRELEDEDIDEEYWGEVYNWFKENEDFKWKIENTFKGLRYSNTGEKVSRNKLLSLYKNDLGKLSFSVSRLEKYAECPFSYFIQYGLKAKNRKVYEFTPPDLGSFVHDILDSFTNKVKKEKIAWSDLDMIKCKNIVSELIDTKLKEDSGSILNSTNKYKYFSKRFKRVISKSVSVISEQMRRGEFEVFNNEFSFGSYNDGEAIVLELPSNEKVYLNGRIDRIDTLDLEGSTYLRIVDYKTGNKHFDLNQFYYGLQMQLLVYLDALIKNSEYILKKQALPGAVLYFKVDDPIIKTKGDITTEELEKEVLSNLKMNGLILKDAKVVKAMDRGIETDGYSLVIPAALKKDGDFKAGSEVVTEEQFTLLREYVNKKMIDLCEDMLCGDIKIQPTKDSDGSHCEFCDFSSICQFDSSIEDNKYKIIMKKSKDEIWNNIRDELNDDKKEN, encoded by the coding sequence ATGAGTATAAGGTTTATTTATGGAAGAGCAGGTAGTGGAAAGAGTTTATTTTGTATAAATCAGATAAAAAAGTTAATAGATTCAGATAAAGAAAAGAAGATAATATTATTAGTTCCAGAGCAGTATACATTTACTACTGAAAATAAGGTCTTAAATTATATTGGTGAAAGAGCATTTTTAAATACTCATGTATTGAGCTTTAGAACTATGTGCCAAAAGGTATTTGAAGAATGTGGTGGAAGAGTAAAACAAATTATAAAAGACACTGGTAAGCACATGTTAATTAACAAAGTATTAAATGAAAAAATAGATGATTTAAGCTATTTTAAAAAAATGTCTAGAGAACAAGGTTTTAATAATATAATATCTGAATTAATTACTGAATTTAAAAAATATAATATAAATATAGATGCGTTAAGAGATTTAACAGATAAAATAGATGATAATGAATTAGTTGAAAAGATAAGAGAATTATCTTTAATATATGAGGAGTTTAATGTAAAAATGCACAGCTCTTATATAGATACTGATGATGAGCTTACTTTGTTAGCTAAAAAGTTGTTAGCTAATAACATTTATGCAAATAGTGAAATTTGGATAGATGAATTTACAACATTTACTCCTCAACAATTAGAGATTATAAGGATACTTTCTAAGGCATCAGTGGTTAACATAACTCTTTGCATGGATAAGATAGAAAATAGCGATGTTGAAGACATAACTAATGTGTTTAGTAGTATTGAGAATACAGAAAATAGGTTATTAAAGCTGATGGAAGAAAATAATATAGGTTATTTAAATCCTATTAATTTAAATTCTAAATTACCATATAGATTTAAAAATAGTGAAGAGTTATCTCATATAGAGAAGTATTGTATAACATACCCATTTAAATCTTATAAGGGAAAAAATAAGGATGTAAGATTATATAAAGCAAATAATACCTACGATGAGATTGAAAAAGTAGCTAAAGATATAATTAGATTAGTTAGAGATAGAAATTATAGGTTTAGAGATATATCTGTAGTGTGTAGAAATATAGAAAATTATAATAAGATAATTTCTGTTATTTTTAATGATTATGAAATACCATTTTTTATGGATCAAAAAATAAAATTATTAAATAATCCATTAATTGTTTTAATAACTTCTGCATTTGAAGTTGTATTAAAAAATTGGTCATATGAAAGTGTATTTAAATACTTAAAGAGTGGGTTAACAGGTTTTAATATTTATGATATTGATAGATTAGAAAACTTTGTGTTAGAACACGGAATAAAGAGTTATAAATGGAATGAAGAAGAGATTGAAAAGCTTAAAAACATAAAAATAGAAAATGGTGCTACTGAAGATGAGCTTACTATATTTAATTTGATGGAAGAGGTTCGAAATTCGCTTATATCATTTCATAAATTAATAGAAGGTAAACATTATGTTAGAGATATATGTAAAGCTCTATACGAATTTTTATTAAGTATTAAAGCTTTTGAAAGAATAGATGAATGGATTATTAAGTTTGAAGAATTAAAGTTAGAAGATAAAGTAAAAGAGTATAAACAGGTAGAATCTATTGTAATAGATATGTTAGATCAAGCTGTAGAAGTTATGGGATCTGATGTAGTAGATACATTTGAATTTTTTAAAATATTAAATTCTGGTTTTGAAAATGAAGAAATAGGTGTTATACCAGTAGCTTTAGATCAAGTTAATGTTGGAGATATAGCTAGAATAAAAGGTAGAGAAGTAAAGGCATTATATATAGTTGGAATTAATGATGGTATATTACCAGCTGCACATAAAGATGAGGGAATTCTATCAGATAGAGATAGAATTGAACTTAAAGAGTTTGGAATAGTATTAGCTGCTGATGGTAGAAGCAAAGCTTTTGAGGAGCAGTTTGTAGTGTATACGGCATTAACAATCGCTAGTGAATATTTAATGCTATCATATCCTATGGCAGACTTTGAGGGGAAATCTTTAAGACCATCTATAATTATATCTAGAATAAAGAAAATATTGCCTAATTTAGTTGAGGAAAGTTCTTTATATGATTTGAGCAAAAGAAGTGATCATTTTAATAAAGTTATTTCTCCAATACCAACTTTTAATGAATTAATATTTGCATTAAGAAGAGAACTTGAAGATGAAGATATAGATGAGGAGTATTGGGGAGAAGTATATAATTGGTTTAAAGAAAATGAAGATTTTAAATGGAAAATAGAAAATACATTTAAAGGCCTTAGATATTCTAACACAGGAGAAAAGGTGTCTAGAAATAAATTACTTTCCCTTTATAAAAATGATTTAGGAAAGTTATCATTTAGCGTGTCTAGATTAGAGAAGTATGCCGAATGTCCATTTTCATATTTCATTCAATATGGATTGAAGGCTAAAAATCGTAAGGTATATGAATTTACTCCACCTGATTTAGGATCATTTGTACATGATATTTTAGATTCATTTACTAATAAAGTAAAGAAGGAAAAGATTGCGTGGTCAGATCTTGATATGATAAAGTGCAAAAATATAGTGTCTGAATTAATTGATACTAAGTTAAAGGAAGATAGCGGATCTATATTAAATAGCACTAATAAATATAAGTACTTTTCAAAGAGATTTAAGAGAGTTATATCTAAATCTGTATCTGTTATATCAGAACAAATGAGAAGAGGGGAATTTGAGGTATTTAATAATGAATTTTCTTTTGGAAGTTATAATGATGGAGAAGCTATTGTACTAGAGTTGCCATCTAACGAAAAGGTATATTTAAATGGAAGAATTGATAGAATAGATACTTTAGATTTAGAAGGAAGTACTTATCTCAGAATTGTAGATTATAAAACAGGAAATAAACATTTTGATTTAAATCAATTTTATTATGGACTTCAAATGCAGCTATTAGTTTACTTAGATGCATTAATAAAAAATTCTGAGTATATATTAAAAAAGCAAGCTTTACCAGGAGCCGTGTTATATTTTAAAGTTGATGATCCAATAATTAAAACTAAAGGAGACATAACTACTGAAGAATTAGAAAAAGAAGTTTTAAGTAATTTAAAGATGAATGGATTAATATTAAAAGATGCTAAGGTTGTTAAAGCAATGGATAGAGGTATTGAAACAGATGGATATTCATTAGTTATTCCAGCTGCATTGAAGAAAGATGGCGATTTTAAAGCTGGTAGCGAAGTAGTAACTGAAGAACAATTTACTTTACTTAGAGAGTATGTAAATAAGAAAATGATTGATTTATGTGAAGATATGTTATGTGGAGACATAAAGATTCAGCCAACAAAGGATTCTGATGGTAGTCATTGTGAATTTTGTGATTTCTCATCTATATGCCAATTCGATAGTAGCATAGAAGATAATAAATATAAAATTATAATGAAAAAATCTAAGGATGAAATTTGGAATAATATAAGGGATGAATTAAATGATGATAAAAAAGAAAATTAG
- a CDS encoding GNAT family N-acetyltransferase, protein MLKGEKVYLRLMQVSDIKRLYDLANDYEVKKYNDKMLEMGKKIQINEGTNNINIYKRKALSIINKKNVLVGFMTYKQSDYCKNVYSIGITIGKKYWSRGYGQDSIKTLIKYLFDDLNAKRIQLEVVSENIRAIKCYKKCGFIEEKIRKARYYMDGKYTDIIIMGILKKR, encoded by the coding sequence ATGCTTAAAGGGGAAAAAGTTTATTTGAGATTAATGCAAGTTAGTGATATTAAACGATTGTATGATTTAGCTAATGATTATGAGGTAAAAAAATATAATGATAAAATGCTAGAAATGGGTAAAAAAATACAAATTAATGAAGGAACAAATAATATTAATATATATAAAAGAAAAGCATTAAGTATAATTAATAAAAAAAATGTTTTGGTTGGATTCATGACTTATAAGCAGAGTGATTATTGTAAAAATGTTTATTCAATAGGAATTACCATAGGGAAAAAATATTGGAGTAGGGGATATGGTCAGGATTCTATAAAAACATTAATTAAGTATTTGTTTGATGATTTAAATGCAAAAAGAATACAATTAGAGGTTGTTTCTGAAAATATAAGAGCTATAAAGTGTTATAAGAAGTGTGGATTTATTGAAGAAAAAATAAGAAAAGCAAGATATTATATGGATGGAAAGTATACGGACATAATAATTATGGGCATTCTAAAGAAAAGATAG
- a CDS encoding NAD(P)/FAD-dependent oxidoreductase, with product MDYDVLILGGGIVGCAVAYQLSKYNINIALIEKDYDVADDISFINTAVIYDGSETSNDMMAKLEGIGRKLIEEHCKKFNVSYEKTGALRITSNNNQEYKLDIMYDRAKKRNIEGIHLIEDDKELLHKIEPNLNIDVNKAFYSENVAVISPYDLAISYAEVAADNGVNFKLEEEVIDIQSLARGFKVTTNKNKFTCKFVVNTIPDEISFNNTEEEYDYKNMNYIMFENKSEDKLKTILIDEIDDTTFVINNPKLQNGNLIGIKSNHILSLEEGIDMSVSIFPEAKKDFVSNMFAEVYNKDIMIIDDSKLNSGYIKITGTHYGKITIAPAIALKIKNTLKDNLNIIRKKDYIDKRREVYRFNDLSNKERNEVISVDKRYGNIICVCNNISEGEIIDSIRRPLGARTVEGVKRRTGIGRGNCNGSYCDIKIIKILAREMDKNILDIVEDSKDSNIVSSRIKEFKEI from the coding sequence ATGGATTATGATGTACTAATTTTAGGTGGAGGCATAGTAGGATGTGCTGTAGCTTATCAATTATCAAAATATAATATTAACATAGCATTAATAGAAAAAGATTATGATGTGGCTGATGATATATCATTTATAAATACAGCAGTTATTTATGATGGATCAGAAACTTCTAATGATATGATGGCAAAACTTGAAGGTATAGGTAGAAAGTTAATTGAGGAACATTGTAAAAAGTTTAATGTATCATATGAAAAAACAGGAGCATTGAGAATAACATCTAATAATAATCAAGAATATAAATTAGATATTATGTATGATAGAGCTAAGAAAAGAAATATAGAAGGTATCCATTTAATAGAAGATGATAAAGAATTGCTTCATAAAATTGAACCTAATTTAAATATAGATGTTAATAAGGCTTTTTATTCTGAAAATGTAGCTGTCATTTCTCCATACGATTTAGCTATATCTTATGCAGAGGTTGCTGCTGATAATGGGGTGAATTTTAAATTAGAGGAGGAAGTAATAGATATTCAAAGTCTTGCTCGTGGATTTAAAGTAACTACAAACAAAAATAAATTTACATGTAAATTTGTAGTTAATACAATACCTGATGAAATATCTTTCAATAATACTGAAGAAGAATATGATTATAAAAATATGAATTATATAATGTTTGAAAATAAATCTGAGGATAAATTAAAAACTATTCTTATAGATGAAATAGATGATACAACTTTTGTTATAAATAATCCTAAATTACAAAATGGAAATTTAATAGGAATAAAGAGTAATCATATTTTATCATTAGAAGAGGGTATTGATATGTCTGTTAGTATATTTCCTGAAGCTAAAAAGGATTTTGTGAGTAATATGTTTGCAGAAGTATATAATAAAGATATAATGATAATAGATGATAGTAAGTTAAATAGTGGGTATATAAAGATTACAGGCACTCACTATGGTAAAATTACTATTGCACCAGCCATTGCGCTTAAGATCAAAAACACTTTAAAGGATAATTTAAATATTATTAGAAAAAAAGATTATATAGATAAAAGAAGAGAAGTATATAGATTTAACGATTTATCAAATAAAGAAAGAAATGAAGTTATTTCTGTAGATAAAAGATATGGAAATATAATTTGTGTATGTAATAATATATCTGAAGGTGAAATAATTGATAGTATTAGAAGACCATTAGGTGCTCGGACTGTTGAAGGTGTAAAAAGACGTACTGGTATTGGTAGAGGTAATTGCAATGGATCTTATTGTGATATAAAGATAATAAAAATATTGGCCAGAGAAATGGATAAGAATATTTTAGACATAGTAGAAGACTCAAAAGATTCTAATATAGTATCTAGTAGAATTAAGGAATTCAAGGAAATATAA
- the serS gene encoding serine--tRNA ligase produces MLDLKRIRNNPEEIKKLLSNRGEDFDVAVIDEIVTLDEERRKILVEVESLKGKRNQVSAEIPKLKKAGEDVTQIMNDMRKLGEEIKNFDTRVNEINERIEYIMLRIPNIPNPEVPDGETDEDNVEIKKWGEPTKFTFEPKAHWDLGTDLNILDFERGGKVAGSRFTVYKGLGARLERSIINYFLDKHTTENGYTEILPPYMVNRDSMTGTGQLPKFEEDAFKVENNGYFLIPTAEVPVTNMYRNEVLSGDILPIKHAAYSACFRAEAGSAGRDTRGLVRQHQFNKVELVKFCKPEDSYAELDKLVEDAESVLQGLGLPYRIVRICKGDLGFTAALKYDIEVWMPSYNRYVEISSCSNFEDFQARRANIKYRETPKDKPKFIHTLNGSGVAIGRTVAAVLENYQKEDGTVEIPEAIKRFMNVDFIK; encoded by the coding sequence ATGTTAGATTTAAAAAGAATAAGAAACAATCCGGAAGAGATAAAAAAGCTATTATCAAATAGAGGAGAAGACTTTGACGTAGCAGTTATAGATGAAATTGTAACTTTAGATGAAGAAAGAAGAAAAATATTAGTTGAAGTTGAAAGCTTAAAGGGTAAAAGAAATCAAGTTTCAGCAGAAATACCTAAGCTAAAAAAAGCTGGTGAAGATGTTACTCAAATAATGAATGATATGAGAAAACTAGGAGAAGAAATTAAAAATTTTGATACTAGAGTAAATGAGATAAATGAAAGAATAGAATACATAATGCTTAGAATCCCTAATATTCCAAATCCAGAAGTTCCAGATGGAGAAACTGATGAAGATAATGTTGAAATTAAAAAATGGGGAGAGCCTACTAAATTTACTTTTGAACCTAAAGCTCACTGGGATTTAGGAACTGATCTTAATATCTTAGATTTTGAAAGAGGCGGAAAGGTAGCTGGATCTAGATTTACAGTATACAAAGGATTAGGAGCTAGATTAGAAAGATCAATAATAAACTACTTCCTAGATAAACACACTACTGAAAATGGATATACTGAAATATTACCACCTTACATGGTTAATAGAGATAGTATGACAGGAACTGGTCAATTACCTAAATTTGAAGAAGATGCATTTAAAGTAGAAAATAATGGATATTTCTTAATACCAACAGCAGAAGTACCAGTTACGAATATGTATAGAAATGAAGTTTTAAGTGGTGATATTCTACCAATAAAACATGCAGCATATTCAGCTTGTTTTAGAGCAGAAGCAGGATCAGCTGGTAGAGATACTAGAGGTCTTGTAAGACAACATCAGTTCAATAAAGTAGAATTAGTTAAGTTCTGTAAACCAGAAGATTCTTATGCTGAATTAGATAAATTAGTAGAAGATGCTGAATCAGTTTTACAAGGATTGGGATTACCTTATAGAATAGTTAGAATATGTAAGGGTGATTTAGGATTTACTGCAGCATTAAAATACGACATAGAAGTTTGGATGCCAAGTTACAATAGATATGTAGAAATTTCAAGTTGTTCTAATTTTGAAGATTTCCAAGCTAGAAGAGCTAATATCAAATATAGAGAAACACCAAAAGATAAGCCGAAGTTTATCCATACTTTAAATGGATCAGGTGTTGCAATAGGTAGAACTGTAGCAGCAGTATTAGAAAATTATCAAAAAGAAGATGGAACAGTTGAAATTCCAGAAGCAATAAAAAGATTTATGAACGTAGATTTTATAAAATAA